From Prionailurus viverrinus isolate Anna chromosome B2, UM_Priviv_1.0, whole genome shotgun sequence, the proteins below share one genomic window:
- the LOC125166139 gene encoding retinoic acid early transcript 1E-like yields the protein MLLAYHAAHLLLSMLPPVQTWKTLDHTHSLCLDLTVKSQSGPGHPWYEVQASVDKKPVFQYDSDSSKMKPLGLLGAKVNATKAWTELTQTLGEVGRALRMIMSDIKLENSVTRGPPTLHIQLSCQCEAERGTAASWHFNINGQPALLFDAMNMTWTVTSPGARGVKEEWENKGLADYFRRISMGDCRHWLREFLEHWEKVLEPPVPPKKVPDADRPLPCHQLHASS from the exons ATGTTGCTGGCATACCACGCTGCACATTTACTTTTGTCAATGCTGCCGCCGGTACAAACCTGGAAGACGCTGGACC atactcactctctctgccttgaCCTCACCGTCAAATCTCAGTCTGGACCCGGACACCCTTGGTATGAAGTGCAGGCCTCAGTGGACAAAAAGCCTGTCTTTCAGTATGACAGTGACAGCAGCAAGATGAAACCTTTGGGTCTCCTGGGGGCGAAAGTAAATGCCACCAAAGCATGGACAGAATTGACCCAGACGCTGGGAGAGGTGGGGCGAGCGCTCAGGATGATCATGTCTGACATCAAACTGGAGAACAGCGTGACCAGGG GTCCCCCCACCCTGCACATCCAGCTGTCTTGTCAGTGTGAAGCAGAACGAGGCACCGCTGCGTCCTGGCACTTCAACATCAACGGGCAGCCAGCCCTCCTCTTTGACGCGATGAACATGACCTGGACAGTCACGAGTCCTGGAGCCAGAGGCGTCAAGGAGGAGTGGGAGAACAAGGGACTGGCAGACTATTTCAGGAGGATCTCAATGGGAGACTGCCGTCACTGGCTTAGGGAATTCTTAGAACACTGGGAGAAAGTGCTGGAGCCCCCAG